From one Pontibacillus sp. HMF3514 genomic stretch:
- a CDS encoding response regulator transcription factor, which produces MTNNILLVDDEQRMLDLLDLYLSPQGYNCKKAISGTEAIKLVEEESFDLILLDIMMPQFDGWKTCKEIREISEVPIIMVTARDQKTDIVRGLKIGADDYITKPFDEDELLARVQALLRRTTNQNIIEINELVWDGEKYKLHYRNQNITLTPKEFTMLGHLMKNPERVFSREQLIDLVWGFNSDIDGRTVDSHVRNIREKVRQSGFPIDHFFKTVWGVGYKWMNGE; this is translated from the coding sequence ATGACCAATAACATTTTATTAGTAGATGATGAACAACGTATGCTTGATTTACTCGATCTTTATCTTTCCCCACAGGGCTATAATTGTAAAAAAGCAATCTCAGGAACTGAAGCCATTAAACTCGTTGAGGAAGAATCTTTTGACCTTATTTTACTTGATATCATGATGCCTCAATTTGATGGTTGGAAAACGTGTAAGGAGATCAGAGAAATTTCTGAGGTTCCTATAATCATGGTTACTGCTCGTGATCAAAAGACAGATATTGTTAGAGGGTTGAAAATAGGAGCGGATGATTATATAACAAAACCATTTGATGAGGATGAATTATTGGCAAGAGTTCAGGCATTGCTCAGAAGAACCACAAACCAAAATATCATCGAAATTAATGAACTTGTATGGGATGGGGAAAAGTATAAACTCCATTATAGGAACCAAAACATTACACTCACTCCTAAAGAATTTACAATGCTTGGTCATCTTATGAAAAATCCAGAACGCGTTTTCAGCCGTGAACAGCTTATCGATCTTGTATGGGGGTTTAATTCGGATATTGATGGACGAACAGTAGATTCTCATGTAAGAAACATAAGAGAAAAAGTCCGACAGAGTGGTTTTCCTATTGACCATTTTTTTAAAACTGTCTGGGGAGTGGGCTATAAATGGATGAATGGAGAGTAA
- a CDS encoding sulfite exporter TauE/SafE family protein: MYEFFSRISGYISEPLIEIAYGSEGIPFLSALILGLVGAVAPCQFTGNLGAITIYGNQSLQEKVAWKEVLFFILGKIVVFSGLGLIVWILGQEFQGTLTTYFFPWVRKLIGPMLVFIGLFMLGVWKMRWTLTLGKIPDRLKKGKLGAFFIGVSFSLGFCPTMFILFFVSLMPIVLSTPYGAILPSIFAIGTSLPLIIVVFLIWYFEVDGSFMKKNGRKVGLYVQRGAGLLMIVLGILDTFTYWTYL, encoded by the coding sequence ATGTATGAATTTTTCAGTAGAATAAGTGGATATATAAGTGAACCCTTAATTGAAATTGCTTATGGTTCAGAAGGAATCCCTTTTCTTTCTGCATTGATTTTAGGGTTAGTTGGAGCTGTAGCGCCATGTCAATTTACAGGGAACTTAGGAGCGATCACAATCTATGGGAATCAATCATTGCAAGAGAAAGTAGCATGGAAAGAGGTTCTTTTTTTTATTCTTGGAAAAATTGTTGTATTTTCCGGATTGGGTTTAATTGTGTGGATTTTAGGTCAAGAATTTCAAGGGACTTTAACTACTTATTTCTTTCCATGGGTTCGTAAATTAATTGGTCCCATGTTAGTATTCATTGGCTTATTTATGCTAGGAGTTTGGAAGATGAGGTGGACGCTTACATTGGGAAAGATTCCAGACCGATTAAAGAAGGGGAAATTAGGAGCATTTTTTATAGGAGTAAGCTTCTCTCTAGGATTCTGTCCAACGATGTTTATTTTATTTTTTGTATCCCTAATGCCCATAGTTCTTTCTACACCATATGGAGCGATTTTACCAAGTATATTCGCAATTGGAACATCTCTTCCCCTAATTATTGTAGTATTTTTAATTTGGTATTTTGAAGTAGATGGTAGTTTTATGAAAAAGAACGGGAGGAAAGTGGGCTTGTATGTACAACGGGGAGCAGGTCTATTAATGATTGTATTAGGGATACTAGATACTTTTACATACTGGACTTACCTATAA
- a CDS encoding SHOCT domain-containing protein yields MMNGNGMGFFGGMGFTWILIIGILIIIVAIFINKQSNNNGQNNQNNNSLDTLKERLARGEITEAEYDRLKQKLDEK; encoded by the coding sequence ATGATGAATGGAAATGGAATGGGATTCTTCGGGGGTATGGGATTCACATGGATCCTAATCATTGGCATCCTGATAATTATCGTAGCTATATTCATTAACAAACAATCCAATAATAATGGTCAAAACAATCAGAACAATAACTCCCTTGATACTCTAAAGGAACGATTAGCTAGAGGAGAAATCACTGAAGCAGAATACGATCGACTTAAACAAAAATTAGATGAAAAATAA
- a CDS encoding heavy metal translocating P-type ATPase has protein sequence MAHEHNHEHEHEHHESGHDHHNHDHGDMVEDFKKRFYISLVATIPILILSPMIQDFLGFEWTFPFDKYVLFALASFVFFYGGLPFLSGAKDELKQKNPGMMTLIGLAIVVAYVYSSMVVFGLQGRNFFWELATLVDIMLLGHWIEMKSVMGASNALEELVKLMPNEAHKVDKDGNVEDVAVSDLTEGDHILVKPGEKVPVDGDIIDGKTTIDESMLTGESVPVEKGEGDEAIGGSVNQEGSITISVQKTGDDTYLSQVIGLVKEAQESKSKTQDISNRAAKWLFYLALGSGILTFIIWLALGHPIDVAMERMVTVMVITCPHALGLAAPLVVAVSTSLSAKNGLLIRNRANFEGARQLNAVVFDKTGTLTKGEFGVTNIIPEENHQEQDVLKWAASLEQKSEHPLAQGILNKAEEDNLSLEDNDEFESMTGKGLRGTVNGKEVKVVSPGFMNEQNYSFNQEKYNSLSEEGKTVVFVLVEQELIGMIALADMVREDAKEAISSLKERGIHSIMLTGDSKKVANWVAEQLGIDEVYAEVLPDEKADQVKKIKEKGWNVAMTGDGVNDAPALATADLGIAIGTGTDVAMESADIVLVKSNPKDVVQIMRLSKKTYNKMIQNLWWAAGYNIVAIPLAAGILAPIGIILSPAVGAILMSLSTVVVAINAKLLKA, from the coding sequence ATGGCTCATGAACATAACCATGAACATGAACACGAACATCATGAAAGTGGCCATGACCATCATAACCATGATCATGGTGACATGGTAGAAGATTTCAAAAAACGTTTTTATATCTCATTAGTTGCTACCATTCCGATTTTAATATTATCTCCTATGATTCAAGATTTCCTTGGATTTGAATGGACCTTTCCATTTGATAAATATGTATTATTTGCACTAGCTTCATTCGTATTTTTCTATGGTGGATTACCTTTCTTATCTGGAGCAAAAGATGAGCTAAAACAAAAAAATCCGGGTATGATGACGCTCATTGGATTAGCCATTGTGGTCGCATATGTTTATAGTTCAATGGTTGTCTTTGGACTTCAAGGCCGCAACTTTTTCTGGGAACTCGCAACATTAGTTGACATTATGTTACTCGGTCACTGGATTGAAATGAAGTCCGTGATGGGTGCATCAAATGCACTTGAAGAATTAGTTAAGCTAATGCCTAATGAAGCTCACAAAGTTGATAAAGATGGAAATGTAGAAGATGTTGCTGTATCAGACCTTACAGAAGGTGACCACATTCTTGTTAAGCCAGGTGAAAAAGTTCCTGTTGACGGAGATATTATTGATGGGAAAACAACAATAGATGAGTCAATGTTAACCGGTGAATCTGTGCCTGTAGAAAAAGGTGAGGGTGATGAAGCAATAGGTGGCTCCGTAAACCAAGAAGGTTCTATCACGATCTCCGTTCAAAAAACTGGAGATGATACGTACCTTTCACAAGTAATTGGTTTAGTTAAGGAAGCTCAGGAATCTAAATCCAAAACACAAGATATATCAAACCGAGCAGCTAAGTGGTTATTTTATCTAGCCTTAGGAAGCGGTATTCTTACCTTTATTATATGGCTAGCACTGGGACACCCTATTGATGTTGCTATGGAACGTATGGTAACGGTTATGGTAATCACATGTCCACACGCATTAGGTCTTGCAGCTCCTCTTGTAGTAGCCGTTTCAACGTCTCTATCTGCTAAAAATGGGCTACTTATTCGTAATAGAGCGAACTTTGAAGGAGCTCGACAACTAAATGCAGTCGTTTTTGATAAGACCGGGACACTAACCAAAGGAGAATTTGGAGTTACAAACATTATTCCTGAAGAAAACCACCAAGAACAGGACGTCCTGAAATGGGCAGCGTCACTGGAACAAAAATCTGAACACCCTTTAGCACAAGGGATTCTTAATAAAGCTGAAGAAGATAATCTTTCATTAGAAGATAATGATGAGTTCGAATCTATGACAGGTAAAGGACTCCGTGGAACAGTAAACGGTAAAGAAGTAAAAGTCGTTAGCCCTGGCTTTATGAACGAGCAAAATTATTCATTTAATCAAGAGAAATACAACAGTCTATCTGAAGAAGGCAAAACTGTTGTATTCGTATTAGTGGAACAAGAACTAATTGGCATGATCGCGTTAGCTGATATGGTAAGAGAAGATGCTAAAGAAGCCATTTCCTCTTTAAAGGAAAGAGGCATCCATTCCATCATGCTTACAGGTGATAGTAAGAAAGTGGCGAACTGGGTAGCAGAACAGTTAGGAATCGATGAGGTATATGCTGAAGTCCTTCCAGATGAAAAAGCAGATCAAGTAAAGAAAATTAAAGAAAAAGGTTGGAATGTAGCGATGACTGGTGATGGTGTAAATGATGCTCCAGCACTTGCTACAGCTGATCTAGGAATTGCGATCGGAACCGGAACAGACGTAGCTATGGAATCTGCTGATATTGTATTAGTGAAGAGTAACCCTAAAGATGTAGTACAGATTATGAGATTATCGAAGAAAACGTATAACAAGATGATTCAAAACCTTTGGTGGGCAGCTGGATACAATATTGTTGCTATTCCATTAGCAGCGGGAATACTAGCACCAATTGGTATTATTCTAAGCCCTGCTGTTGGAGCGATTTTAATGAGTTTAAGTACGGTAGTTGTTGCCATTAATGCAAAATTGTTAAAAGCCTAG
- the pheA gene encoding prephenate dehydratase, with amino-acid sequence MSKIGYLGPKGTFTNIAVSQAFPNDELEPFSTIPSCMDAVKNDEISFAVLPWENAIEGSVNLTIDYLVNQKLTIVGEIIVPIRQHLMVHPQNNDCWESFEAVHSHSHAISQCHQYLYKHLPHVEFSYKSSTSAAAKHVKENPEQKIAAIGNELAASEYGLDIIKHDIHDFDNNHTRFVILSKQATDLEVNNSNYLGDRTTLMITLPTDHYGALHQVLSAFAWRKLNLSKIESRPMKTGLGNYFFIIDVELKFDQVLIPGAITEIEALGCNVTLLGSYPYFGK; translated from the coding sequence TTGTCAAAGATAGGTTATTTAGGACCAAAAGGAACTTTTACTAACATAGCTGTAAGTCAAGCGTTTCCTAATGATGAACTAGAACCATTCAGCACAATACCTTCATGTATGGATGCTGTAAAAAATGATGAAATAAGTTTTGCAGTTCTTCCTTGGGAAAATGCTATTGAGGGCTCTGTTAACTTAACCATTGATTATTTAGTAAACCAAAAGCTAACGATCGTTGGAGAAATCATTGTACCTATAAGACAGCATTTAATGGTACATCCCCAAAATAACGATTGTTGGGAAAGCTTTGAGGCTGTTCACTCTCATTCTCATGCTATTTCACAGTGTCATCAATATTTATATAAGCATTTACCTCATGTCGAATTCTCTTATAAATCATCGACAAGCGCCGCAGCAAAACATGTAAAAGAGAACCCTGAACAAAAAATAGCAGCAATAGGAAATGAACTTGCTGCCTCCGAATATGGTTTAGATATTATTAAGCATGATATTCATGACTTTGATAATAATCATACTCGTTTTGTTATCTTGAGTAAGCAAGCAACTGATTTAGAAGTAAATAATTCCAATTATTTAGGTGATCGCACGACTTTAATGATTACATTGCCTACAGATCACTATGGTGCACTTCATCAAGTTTTATCTGCTTTTGCTTGGAGGAAACTAAACTTATCAAAAATAGAATCTCGCCCTATGAAAACAGGGCTAGGCAATTATTTCTTTATAATCGATGTAGAACTGAAATTCGATCAAGTTTTAATTCCTGGAGCTATCACAGAAATAGAGGCACTTGGCTGCAATGTGACCTTATTAGGAAGTTATCCCTACTTCGGTAAGTAA
- a CDS encoding prephenate dehydrogenase, producing MSQKVVVIGLGLIGGSISLAIKKEHQSKVVGCDINEEQLKLAQSLLVIDEYELNISKAVVDADLIIVATPVLQTEYILNQLLTCDLKEGAIITDVGSTKEKIMENAHHFFHKGVAFIGGHPMAGSHKSGVSASKAHLFENAFYILTKGEQVSDNDVKNLRFWLNGTNANFIEMSPHEHDEIVGVISHFPHIIASSLVQLLQKREREDIDVKRLAAGGFRDITRIASSNPIMWRDITLHNREILIQIMDEWINEMSSIKALIEESSKEKIYTFFDDAKRYRDGLPEKKKGALPAFYDLYIDVEDHPGAIATVTAILAKDDINLTNIRIIETREDMFGVLCLSFRNDQELEIGKVLLENNGFECYSASE from the coding sequence ATGAGTCAAAAGGTTGTTGTAATTGGACTGGGGTTAATTGGTGGATCAATATCTCTAGCTATCAAAAAAGAACATCAATCAAAGGTTGTCGGTTGTGATATTAATGAAGAACAACTCAAATTGGCCCAGTCTTTATTAGTAATTGATGAATATGAACTAAATATTAGCAAAGCTGTTGTAGACGCAGATTTAATCATTGTCGCAACACCTGTCTTACAAACAGAATATATTTTGAATCAGCTACTTACTTGTGACCTAAAAGAAGGGGCTATCATTACTGATGTAGGAAGTACGAAGGAAAAAATTATGGAGAATGCCCATCACTTCTTTCATAAAGGTGTTGCATTTATAGGAGGACACCCTATGGCGGGATCTCACAAAAGTGGAGTTTCAGCATCTAAGGCTCACTTATTTGAGAATGCCTTCTATATCCTTACAAAGGGTGAACAGGTATCCGATAACGATGTTAAAAATTTAAGATTCTGGTTAAATGGTACAAATGCAAATTTTATAGAAATGTCTCCACATGAACATGATGAGATTGTTGGAGTCATTAGTCATTTCCCACACATTATCGCCTCAAGTTTGGTACAGCTTTTACAGAAGAGAGAACGCGAAGATATTGATGTGAAAAGATTAGCTGCTGGAGGTTTTCGTGATATCACACGTATTGCTTCCTCTAACCCAATCATGTGGCGTGATATCACGCTTCACAATCGTGAAATATTAATTCAAATAATGGATGAATGGATTAACGAAATGTCCTCAATTAAAGCGCTAATTGAAGAGTCTTCAAAGGAAAAGATCTATACCTTTTTTGATGATGCCAAGAGATATCGGGATGGTCTTCCTGAGAAAAAGAAAGGAGCTCTCCCTGCCTTTTATGATCTATATATAGATGTTGAAGACCATCCAGGGGCTATCGCTACTGTAACAGCCATTCTTGCTAAGGACGATATTAACTTAACAAATATTCGTATTATTGAAACAAGAGAAGATATGTTCGGCGTCTTGTGTTTATCATTTAGAAATGATCAAGAACTTGAGATAGGAAAAGTATTATTAGAGAACAATGGATTTGAATGTTATTCTGCTTCTGAATAA
- a CDS encoding plastocyanin/azurin family copper-binding protein: MFKNKKSITIIGIALLAVLLTACSNSNSNASNDNQEPKEETKQEDAEKDEATSNDSDKSNEDKETKKESKDGVIEISAFEMGYDPDSITLKKGKEYELELTNDGSVFHDLTSSDLKAKITFKGEMPDHPENVSFIENIFGVNKVHAEGGHDDGHSDDQQDGDSHGDGHGHSEQTLHMNAKKGQTVRVKFIPKEVGEYEFFCSIPGHKEAGMVGKIKVVE; encoded by the coding sequence ATGTTTAAAAATAAAAAAAGTATAACTATCATCGGGATTGCTCTCCTTGCCGTATTGCTAACAGCTTGTAGTAATTCAAATAGCAATGCATCTAATGATAACCAAGAACCAAAAGAAGAAACGAAACAAGAGGACGCAGAGAAAGATGAAGCTACATCTAATGATTCTGATAAAAGTAATGAAGATAAAGAAACAAAAAAGGAATCTAAAGACGGTGTTATAGAAATTTCTGCATTTGAAATGGGCTATGATCCAGACTCTATCACTTTAAAAAAAGGAAAAGAATATGAACTGGAACTTACGAATGATGGGTCTGTATTTCATGATTTAACTTCAAGTGATTTAAAAGCAAAAATTACATTTAAAGGTGAGATGCCAGATCATCCAGAAAATGTATCCTTCATTGAAAATATCTTTGGCGTAAATAAAGTACACGCTGAAGGGGGTCATGATGATGGTCATAGTGACGACCAACAAGATGGCGATAGTCATGGAGATGGTCATGGCCATAGTGAACAAACTCTTCATATGAATGCCAAAAAAGGACAAACGGTTCGCGTTAAATTCATTCCTAAAGAAGTTGGAGAGTATGAATTCTTTTGTAGCATACCAGGCCATAAAGAAGCTGGAATGGTAGGGAAAATAAAAGTAGTAGAATAA
- a CDS encoding four-helix bundle copper-binding protein, producing the protein MSHEKYQEAIKALHECMEACNHCYDSCLQEEDMNSMRDCIRLDRECADICAYLEQALVRGTPFASELAQVCATICEKCGEECKKHDHKHCQECADACFKCADACKKIA; encoded by the coding sequence ATGTCACATGAAAAGTATCAAGAAGCAATCAAAGCATTACATGAGTGTATGGAAGCATGTAACCATTGTTATGATTCATGCCTTCAGGAAGAAGATATGAACTCTATGAGAGACTGCATTCGATTAGATCGCGAATGTGCAGACATCTGTGCTTACCTAGAACAAGCTCTTGTTCGAGGTACACCATTCGCTTCTGAATTGGCTCAGGTTTGTGCAACGATTTGCGAAAAGTGCGGTGAAGAATGTAAAAAGCACGACCATAAACATTGCCAAGAATGTGCAGATGCTTGCTTCAAATGTGCAGATGCTTGCAAGAAAATCGCTTAA
- a CDS encoding class I SAM-dependent methyltransferase, with translation MKEKQNVIKKRYNRISAIYDVMDKMIKKEWREDLLNNLEGEVLEVGVGTGANLPFYPEQVNVTGIDFSEGMLKKAREKANKVGQRASVDLLEMDAQQLAFDDDTFDFIVSTCVYCSVPDPLKGLKEMRRVCKPNGRIVMLEHMRSENPFIGKTMDLLNPFIVRLWGANINRKTLDNIHKAGLVIEENEQLIGTIMRKLILKP, from the coding sequence ATGAAAGAAAAACAGAATGTCATTAAGAAAAGATACAATCGCATCTCCGCTATTTATGATGTCATGGACAAAATGATTAAAAAAGAGTGGAGAGAAGATTTATTAAACAATTTGGAAGGTGAAGTACTCGAAGTGGGTGTTGGTACAGGAGCTAATCTACCTTTTTATCCTGAACAAGTAAATGTAACAGGGATAGATTTTAGTGAAGGAATGTTGAAGAAAGCAAGGGAGAAAGCCAATAAAGTGGGTCAACGTGCATCAGTAGATTTGCTTGAAATGGATGCACAACAACTAGCGTTTGATGATGATACCTTTGACTTTATCGTTTCAACTTGTGTTTACTGTTCTGTTCCTGATCCTCTGAAAGGGTTAAAAGAAATGCGTCGTGTTTGTAAGCCGAATGGTAGAATTGTGATGCTTGAACACATGAGGAGTGAAAATCCATTCATAGGAAAAACCATGGATTTGTTAAATCCTTTCATAGTTAGGTTATGGGGAGCCAATATTAACCGAAAAACACTCGATAACATTCATAAAGCAGGTCTTGTAATTGAGGAAAATGAACAGTTAATTGGAACGATTATGAGAAAGCTCATATTAAAACCCTAA
- a CDS encoding S-layer homology domain-containing protein has translation MNRVTKTLSTSFLTGLLLASSWNGSNVHGETNYPDVSKDITGYEEINYLSNQNIINGYPDGSFEPGENVSRMEAAIMLTRELGLSTDNVPDPGLKDIPKDHPHYEYVAAVVEAGIFQGTDEGNFEPDRDISRIEMAATLTRAYDLENEPISKEFKDVNDHRKYVSEVASNRISIGFPDGTFRPNESTTRAQFSIFLARAMDDKFKKYLSNAQPDPNFEEVDNENIRGTYIWHAENAINEPDKILQFAKEKDINLIYARLDRTQDYSVYSDFVEKAHEAGIEVHAMGGHPNWALEKGEKRLKMFTDYVTSYNKVVPPRQQFDGIHLDIEPYVLKNWDGDSNNVLSTWKNNIELFVSEVKKNSDLETSADLAFWLDKHQTPGQPDTSFSKWFIDTLDHTTVMAFRDAAEGSNGIVDVAKKELEYAEELNKELTISVEVKENKNAPQITFHEEGKQVMEEELDKVRDQLSDSSSYHGNAVHAYEYWRDEN, from the coding sequence TTGAACAGAGTTACTAAAACGTTAAGCACCAGTTTTCTAACAGGTCTCCTTCTGGCATCAAGCTGGAATGGTTCAAACGTTCATGGTGAAACGAATTATCCGGATGTATCTAAGGACATTACCGGATATGAGGAAATCAATTATTTATCGAACCAAAATATCATTAATGGCTATCCTGATGGATCTTTTGAACCGGGAGAAAATGTGAGTCGTATGGAAGCAGCGATCATGTTAACGAGAGAGTTAGGGCTATCTACAGATAATGTCCCAGACCCTGGTTTGAAAGATATCCCTAAGGATCATCCCCACTATGAATATGTTGCAGCAGTAGTAGAAGCAGGTATTTTTCAAGGGACTGATGAAGGCAACTTTGAACCAGATCGAGATATTAGCAGGATTGAGATGGCAGCAACTCTAACAAGAGCTTATGACCTTGAAAATGAACCGATTTCTAAGGAATTTAAAGATGTAAATGATCATCGTAAATATGTAAGTGAGGTTGCTTCAAACCGAATATCTATTGGGTTTCCTGATGGCACTTTTCGACCAAATGAGTCAACAACACGTGCTCAGTTTTCTATCTTTCTAGCTCGTGCTATGGATGATAAGTTTAAAAAATACTTATCAAATGCACAGCCAGACCCAAACTTTGAGGAAGTTGACAATGAGAATATTCGAGGAACTTACATATGGCATGCAGAAAATGCTATTAATGAACCCGATAAAATCCTTCAGTTTGCTAAGGAAAAAGATATTAACCTAATATACGCTCGCTTAGATCGTACACAGGATTATTCGGTTTATAGCGATTTTGTAGAAAAGGCTCACGAAGCAGGTATTGAAGTTCATGCAATGGGTGGTCATCCGAACTGGGCACTTGAAAAAGGTGAAAAACGTCTTAAGATGTTCACGGATTATGTCACAAGCTATAACAAAGTTGTTCCACCTAGACAGCAATTTGATGGCATCCATTTAGATATAGAGCCATACGTTCTGAAAAACTGGGATGGAGATAGTAACAATGTATTATCTACGTGGAAAAACAATATTGAATTGTTTGTAAGTGAAGTCAAAAAGAATTCTGACCTTGAAACAAGTGCTGACCTAGCCTTTTGGCTTGATAAACATCAAACACCTGGTCAACCTGATACATCCTTTAGTAAGTGGTTTATCGATACATTAGACCATACAACTGTAATGGCGTTCAGAGATGCAGCAGAAGGTTCGAATGGTATCGTTGATGTAGCTAAAAAAGAATTGGAGTATGCAGAAGAGCTAAACAAAGAGCTCACCATTTCTGTTGAAGTGAAAGAAAATAAAAATGCTCCTCAAATTACCTTCCATGAAGAAGGGAAACAAGTTATGGAAGAGGAACTTGATAAGGTTCGAGATCAATTAAGTGATTCAAGCTCTTATCATGGTAATGCTGTCCATGCATATGAATATTGGAGAGATGAAAATTAA
- a CDS encoding bifunctional 3-deoxy-7-phosphoheptulonate synthase/chorismate mutase — translation MSRNELPDLREEVDEINLQILSLLNKRAEIVQEIGEQKKKGVGVNRYDPVRERESLDLLMKHHEGPFEASTIQHIFKEIFKASLELQEDDNRKALLVSRKAQPDNTLVDVNGVKVGDGDQRFIMGPCAVESYEQVKEVALSLKSQGLTMLRGGAFKPRSSPYDFQGLGEEGLKILRDVADETGMSVVSEILTPQDVEKALDYVDVIQIGARNMQNFELLKAVGRVNKPVLLKRGMSATIDEFINAAEYIMSQGNDQIMLCERGIRTYEKATRNTLDISAVPILKKETHLPVVVDVTHSTGRKDLLVPTAKAALAIGADAIMAEVHPDPAVALSDSAQQMNIPESQEFLKELNSSLNLAESVV, via the coding sequence ATGTCTAGAAATGAACTGCCAGATTTACGCGAAGAAGTAGATGAAATCAACTTGCAAATCTTATCTTTACTCAATAAACGAGCTGAGATTGTTCAAGAAATAGGTGAACAAAAGAAAAAAGGGGTAGGTGTTAACCGATATGATCCAGTTCGGGAACGTGAATCCCTGGATTTACTGATGAAGCATCATGAAGGTCCTTTTGAGGCTTCAACCATTCAACACATTTTCAAAGAAATCTTCAAAGCAAGTCTAGAACTACAAGAAGATGATAACCGTAAAGCACTACTCGTTTCACGAAAGGCACAGCCTGATAATACGTTAGTAGATGTTAACGGTGTAAAAGTTGGAGATGGAGATCAACGCTTTATTATGGGTCCTTGCGCGGTTGAGAGTTACGAGCAGGTTAAAGAGGTTGCATTATCTCTAAAATCTCAAGGTCTTACGATGCTACGTGGAGGAGCATTTAAGCCTCGTTCATCTCCATATGATTTCCAAGGCCTAGGTGAAGAAGGATTAAAAATCTTAAGAGATGTGGCAGATGAAACGGGTATGTCTGTGGTAAGTGAGATCCTCACTCCTCAGGATGTAGAGAAAGCTTTAGATTACGTTGATGTAATCCAAATAGGTGCCCGTAACATGCAAAACTTCGAATTACTCAAAGCTGTTGGAAGAGTCAACAAACCAGTGTTATTGAAACGTGGTATGTCTGCAACAATTGATGAATTTATCAACGCTGCTGAGTACATCATGTCTCAAGGTAACGACCAAATCATGTTATGTGAGCGTGGTATCCGAACTTATGAAAAAGCAACAAGAAATACGTTAGACATTTCTGCTGTGCCAATTCTGAAGAAAGAAACACACTTACCAGTAGTTGTTGATGTTACACACTCTACTGGCAGAAAAGATTTACTTGTCCCAACTGCGAAAGCTGCATTAGCAATTGGAGCAGATGCAATCATGGCAGAAGTACACCCAGATCCAGCAGTAGCATTATCAGATTCAGCTCAACAAATGAATATCCCTGAGTCACAGGAATTCTTAAAAGAACTAAATTCATCCCTAAATCTTGCTGAAAGTGTAGTATAA